A genomic segment from Nicotiana tabacum cultivar K326 chromosome 7, ASM71507v2, whole genome shotgun sequence encodes:
- the LOC107781619 gene encoding protein VACUOLELESS GAMETOPHYTES-like — MGRRNRNRDSTSQGKQHFSHSHILKPINPAEVETLTCNACEQPNNDKPNFYGCNSCQYFLHENCFNAPRFLDHSSHSSHPLTLLASPTYSSRSYTCKACGSAGNGFCFSCACCEFDVHLQCASSPSSLLVDIHPHQLELLFGSPFEDKNIVYSCDVCNVIMKTDDWLYYCAGCDFMSHLPCTISPEVGVFPRQQPHPNPNPNPNPNSNTDPNPNTNSAVEMINAANEAHEQIIAAQIRAQIEARGRAAALSLWD, encoded by the coding sequence ATGGGAAGACGGAATCGGAATAGAGATTCAACAAGTCAAGGTAAACAACACTTCAGCCATTCCCACATCTTGAAACCTATCAATCCAGCTGAAGTTGAAACTCTCACTTGCAATGCTTGTGAGCAACCAAACAATGATAAGCCTAATTTCTACGGCTGCAATAGCTGCCAATATTTCCTCCACGAGAACTGCTTCAATGCTCCTCGTTTTCTCGATCATTCATCTCATTCTTCCCATCCTTTGACCCTTCTCGCAAGTCCAACTTACTCGAGTCGTTCTTATACTTGCAAGGCTTGTGGCTCTGCTGGCAATGGATTTTGCTTTAGTTGTGCTTGTTGCGAATTTGATGTTCACTTGCAATGTGCGTCTTCTCCGAGCTCATTACTTGTTGACATACACCCGCATCAATTGGAGCTCCTATTTGGTTCTCCTTTCGAAGATAAGAATATCGTATATAGTTGTGATGTCTGCAATGTAATAATGAAGACAGACGATTGGTTGTACTATTGCGCTGGTTGTGATTTTATGTCGCACTTGCCGTGTACAATTAGTCCTGAAGTTGGTGTTTTCCCCAGACAGCAACcgcatccaaatccaaatccaaatccaaatccaaattcaaatacagatccaaatccaaatacaaATTCAGCAGTAGAGATGATAAATGCAGCTAATGAAGCACATGAACAGATTATTGCAGCTCAAATTCGTGCTCAGATTGAAGCACGAGGAAGAGCGGCTGCTCTTTCACTCTGGGATTGA